The following DNA comes from Actinomycetes bacterium.
GTTGGCGATGTAGGTCAGCGGGAAGATGACGACGAAGCACGCGTTGTTGACGACCTCCGGCGTCCGGACGAGCAGCGCGACGTACGCCGTCACCCAGGAGATCGCGTAGGCGAACGCCAGGATCAGCAGGTAGGCGGCGAGCGCCTCGAGCACCGACGTGTGGACCCGCCAGCCCACGATCAGCCCGGTCAGCGACATGATGGCCAGGCTGATCACGTTGATCGCCACGTCGGAGATGGTGCGGCCGAACAGCACCGCAGACGGCGCCATCGGCAGCGAGCGGAACCGGTCGATGATGCCCTTCTGCAGGTCCTCGGCCACGCTGTAGCCGGTGAACGTCGCGCCGAACACCACGGTCTGGACGAAGATGCCGGCGATGAGGAACTCCCGGTAGCCGACGCCCGGGACGTCGATCGCGCCGCCGAACACGTAGGCGAACAGCAGCACGAACATGATCGGCATCATGGTCGTCCAGACGACGAGGTCCGGGACCCTCTTGATCTTGATCAGGTTGCGCTTGGTGACGACCGACGCGTCGGACACCGCCTCCACGAAGGTGCTCATCGCGCTGCCACCTCCTGGTCGTCCTTGTCGTCGATGGAGTCGAGCCTGGTGCGCGGGAGCGGGGCCCCTGGCGGCCCGACGGCCTCGATGTCCTCGGTGTCTCCGGTGTCTCCGGTGTCTCCGGTGGCCTCGGCGGCCCCCGCGCGCTCGCCCTCGTCGGAGCGCTCGGTGCCCTCCTCGTCCTCCGCGGAGTGACCGGTCAGGCTGAGGAAGACGTCGTCGAGCGTCGGCCGCCGGATGCCGATGTCCTGCACCTCGATGCTCGCGTCGTCGAGCTCGCGGATTGCGCTGACGAGCACGCCGGCGCCGCCCTGGACCGGCACGGTGAGCCGGCGCTGGTGCTGGTCGACCGTGGCCGCACCGAGCCCGACCGGGACAAGGACGCGCTGCGCGTCGTCGAGCCGGCCACGGTCGGCGATGACCAGCTCCAGCCGCTCGCCGCCGACCTGCGACTTGAGTTCGTCGGAGGTGCCCTCGGCGATGACCTGGCCGTGGTCGATCACCGCGATCTGGTGCGCCAGCCGGTCGGCCTCCTCGAGGTACTGGGTCGTCAGCAGCAGCGTCGTGCCGTCGCGGACCAGGTCGGCGATGACGTCCCACATGCCGAGCCGGCTGCGCGGGTCGAGCCCGGTGGTCGGCTCGTCGAGGAAGAGCACCGGCGGGCGCGCGACGAGAGCGGCCGCGAGGTCCAGCCGGCGACGCATGCCGCCGGAGTAGCCCTTGACGACACGGCTCCCCGCGTCGGCGAGGTCGAAGGTCTCGAGCAGCTCGGTCGCGCGCATCCGGCTCTCGGCCCGGCCGAGGTGGTA
Coding sequences within:
- a CDS encoding ABC transporter permease; translated protein: MSTFVEAVSDASVVTKRNLIKIKRVPDLVVWTTMMPIMFVLLFAYVFGGAIDVPGVGYREFLIAGIFVQTVVFGATFTGYSVAEDLQKGIIDRFRSLPMAPSAVLFGRTISDVAINVISLAIMSLTGLIVGWRVHTSVLEALAAYLLILAFAYAISWVTAYVALLVRTPEVVNNACFVVIFPLTYIANTFVPSQTLPGPLETFANWNPISSVTQAARELFGNTSPQMPPPDVWPMQHPVTYSVIWIGIILAVFIPVSTRRFTHTSGRT
- a CDS encoding ATP-binding cassette domain-containing protein; translation: MTDAIVAEGLTKRFGDVHALTGLDLRVPEGTVLGLLGPNGAGKTTCVRILSTLMKPDAGRATVSGLDVVADARALRRVIGLSGQYAAVDEHLTGFENLDMVGRLYHLGRAESRMRATELLETFDLADAGSRVVKGYSGGMRRRLDLAAALVARPPVLFLDEPTTGLDPRSRLGMWDVIADLVRDGTTLLLTTQYLEEADRLAHQIAVIDHGQVIAEGTSDELKSQVGGERLELVIADRGRLDDAQRVLVPVGLGAATVDQHQRRLTVPVQGGAGVLVSAIRELDDASIEVQDIGIRRPTLDDVFLSLTGHSAEDEEGTERSDEGERAGAAEATGDTGDTGDTEDIEAVGPPGAPLPRTRLDSIDDKDDQEVAAR